AGCGCGGCGAGTGACAGCGCGGCGCACATGTGCGTCGTGGGGCTTGCGGTGGTGGTCATTGGTCTTCTCCTGTCGCTGCATGTCCACTGCCGGGGTCGGTTGGGGCGAATTTCGTCCATTGTACGTCTATCCCGGGTTACCGAGCACCTCGAACGGGTCCCCGGCTTCCTCGGTCCCCGCCTTGATCGCCGCGATGGCCGAGCCCAGATCGCCGCCGTGTGCATCGAGCAGCGCCTGGAAGTCGGGCAACCGGTGATAGTAGCGCATGCGCGCGAGCAGCGTGGCGTTGTTGAGCGGAGTGTCCACGAACCCCGCGTAGGTGCTGGCCTCGAAGGTCGGCTGCACTTCGGCGGTGAAGCGCTCCAGCGCCTCCGTGAAGATCCGTTCACGCGCCGACAGGCGTTCCTCGCGGGTGAGCCCGGCATCGCCGTAAACGCGCTCCAGGTCCGCCACCAGGCCGTCCAGGAAGACCGAGAACTTCATCGCATCGCCCCACCGCTGCCGCGCGCGCGTGCAGCGCACGGTCGGGATCTCGCCCGAGTCGGCGCAGAAGAACGCGGCCGCGCCGGCGTCGCCCACGAAGGTGGCGAAGCTCTCGTTGAAGCGGACGCTCCCCGGCACCCATAGGTGGGCGTGCGAGACTTCGTGCAGGATGGTCTGCACCACCCCGATCTCGTCCTGGCGCAGCACCGTCGACATCAGCGGGTCCGAGAACCACCCCAGGGTGCTGAAGGCGGAGGTGGGGCGCAGCCAGGTGTCGAATCCCTCGTCTTCCAGCTTGCGCTGTTCGTCGAGGGCATCGTCCAGGTCGAAGAATCCCCGGTAGGGAACCCGGCCCACCACCGGAAACCACCATGTCCTCGCCGCCAGGCGGTCCTGCTCGGCCGCGGACAGCACCATCGCCAGAGTGTCGCGGTCGAGGTGCGTGTAGGTGGTGTAGGAGTCGCCGACATCGAGCCCCAGCTCCTCGATGGCGAAGGCGCGCGCCAGGCGGGCGAAGGTGAGCTTGCCGCGCGTGCGGTCGTCGGTGTCCGGGTCGACGATGACGTCCTCGATCGGCCGCCGGGCCGTGAGGATGCGCGCCTCCTCCCATCCCGCGCGCAGGACGTACAGGGGTGAGCACGACGTCGCCGCAGCCACCAGCGCGGTGGCCGCGACCCCCAGCAGCAGCAGGCGCCTTCCCCTTCCCATCAACCGGGTAGCGGTCTGCGGGCCGCTAGTCGCTCCCGCCGAGGGACCGCATCAGGGGGATCCCGCCCTCGGTGGGCACGTACACCACCGAACCCGCGGGCAGCTCGCCCAGCTTCTCGATGTAGTGGAACGTCAGGTACTCGGGGGTCAGGCCCTCGGAGATGATCCGCTGGGCCTCGGCGATGCCCCTCGCCTCCTCGATCTGCTGGCGGGCGCGCTCCTGGATGATCTCGGTCTGGAAGCGCTCCTGGGCCACCTGCTGTTCGCGCTGCTGGCGCTCCTCGATGGCCTGGCGCACGCCCTCCGGGGCCTGGATGTCGCGCACGAACGCCTGCACCACGTTGATGCGGTCCTCGGCGCTGGCCTGGATGGCGGCCTCGATGTTGTCGGACAGCTCCGCCCGGTCCGGGGAGAAGATCTCGTTGATGGAGCGCGTTGCGACCGCGTCGCGGACTCCGTTGCGCACTGAGTTGAGTACGATGGCCGCGGTGATCTGGCGCTCCGTCCCCAGCTCCTGAAAGAGCGTGGGAGTCCGGCTGGGCTCGATCTGATAGAGAACCGACACCTCCAGCGTCACGTTCAACTGCTCGCTGGTCTGTGCCTCGATGCGCTCGACGGTCCCTCCCTGCGGGAAGCTCTGCTCGCGCACCGACATCTTTTCGATGTTCGCGAGGGGATTCACGACGTGGACCCCCTGCGCGTGTGCGCGCTGGTTGACCCGTCCCAGAAAGTGCTCCACCCCGACCTCGCCGACATCGATCAGGATGACGGAGTTCATCGCCAGCAGCGCGACGCCTGCCGCCATCACCCCGTAGGAGATGAGCCGGGTCATGCCGGGATTGCGGCCCGTGGTGGTGGAAAACAGGCGGATGAGCCCGCCGGCGACGATGGTGAGTATGGCAAGCAATGCGGACGTCATGGGTCATTCCTCCTTCCAGGTGGATCGTCGCCCGCTCGGCGGGCGAGTTCGGCGCCGACGGTGTGGAGCGAGACGCCGGCACCCATCAGCGCGACCATCAGGTGGTACAGCAGGTCAGCCGCTTCCCCGGTTATCGCCGCGGGGTCGCGCCGGGTCAGGGCGACGGTCAGCTCCACCAGCTCCTCGCCCAGCTTCTTCAGACGGAGATTCCTGTCCGCGAGCAGGCGCGCGGTGTTGCTTCCCGGCGGCATTTCCGCGGCACGCGAGCGCAGGGTGACCCAGAGATTGTCCAGCACCTCGCCCCCGCGGAAGGTGGGTCGTCCCTCCGGGTCGTCCTCCTCGGACGCGGCGGCGGTCGGCTCCGGTTCGTGCTTCCCCGGGTCGACGAAGCAGGTTCGCGTCCCCGTGTGGCATACCGGCCCGGCCGGGCGCACCTTCGCCAGCACCGCGTCCGCATCGCAGTCCATATGCAGCGATACCAGCGAGAGTACGTTCCCGGATGTCGCGCCTTTGCGCCAGATCTCCTTTCTGCTTCGGGACCAGAAATACATCTGGCCCGTATCCAGGGTCAGGGCGAGAGAGGTGCGGTTGGCGTACGCCAGCATGAGCATTTCGCCGGTCCTGGCGTCCTGTGCGATCGCGGGAACGAGGCCATCGGAGTCGAAACTGACGTAGGCCAGGTCGCGGGTATGCTGAATGTGGCGGCCGGGAAGCGTGGCCGGCGGCCCGTTTCGGGTCCCTGCATCCGGTGGGACGGTCATCTCTGGCTGCTCCTTTCAGCGCCGTTCGAAGCGCGCATCGACATCCCGCGCGCCGTGAGTGCGGACTTTATGTTCGTCACGGTGGTCACACCGTCGTGAAGGATGCCGGCCAGCAGGGCGGCCGAAGCTCCTCCCGCGGTGAGCACATCCAGCACGTCCTCCGCCGAACCACCCCCGCCGGAGGCCACCACGGGTACCGATACCCGCGAGGCGACCTGCCGGGTCAGCTCCAGATCGTATCCGATGCGCGAGCCGTCCCGGTCGATGCTGGTGAGAAGGATCTCGCCCGCCCCCCGGCGCGCGCATTCTGCAGCCCACTCGACCGCGTCCAGGTCTCTGGGCAACCTGCCCCCGTGCGTGTACACGCGCCATCCATCCCCCTCGCGGGCCGCGTCCACGCTGGCGACAAGGCACTGGCTGCCGTAGCGCGCCGCGGCCTCGGCGGCGAGTTCCGGCTCGCGGGCGAGGGCGGAGTTAACGCTCACCTTGTCGGCACCGGCCCGCAACAGCGCGCCCACATCGTCCACGGTTCCCACGCCGCCCCCGACCGTCAGCGGGATGAACAGGGCCTCCGCCGTCCTGCGCACCGTGTCCAGCAGCGTGGCGCGACCCTCGTGGGACGCGGTGATGTCCAGGAAGACCACCTCGTCGGCCCCGTCGGCCTCGTAGCGGCCGGCCAGCTCCACCGGATCGCCCACGTCGCGCAGGTTCACGAAGCGGGTTCCCTTGACCACGCGTCCGTCGCGGACGTCCAGGCAGACCACGATGCGCGGGCGGAGCATGCCGGACCTAGTTGTCGGGAGCGGGATCGCGGGTGACCCGCACCGCGCCCTTGGTGCTGAAGACGCTGTCGCCCTCCTCGAGTGCCTGGCGCAGGGCGAACCCCGTCGCCTTCACCGCGGCCTCGATCACGTGATGGCGGTTGCGGCCCCGGACGACGCGGATGTGCAGGGTCGCGGCGAGATGCGTTGACAGGCTCTGGAAGAAGTGATCGGCGAGGCTCGTGGGAAGATCGCCGGCGTAAAACGCGCGCCCGCCGGTGTCGATCGCGGCCTCGACCAGCGCCTCGTCCATCGGGACCAGGGCCCAGCCGTAGCGCGCCGCGTGCTCGGGGACGATGTCGGCCAGCGCCATCCCGAGCGCGATCGCCACGTCCTCCACGAGATGGTGGTGCAGGTCGCCGCGCGCCTCGACCTCGAGCTCCAGCCCGGCGTAGCGAGCGAACGTCACGAGCATGTGATCGAGAAAGCCGTCCCCGGTGTCGATGCGGGGAGGGCGGTCTCCGCGGTCCACCGCGACGCGGACCCGCGTCTCGCCGGTCTCGCGCAGGATCTGGGCCATCGTCACCGCTCCTTGCCTTTCGATTGCCTCATCCGCCGAAGTCGCGCGCTACCGCCCGGGCGGGCAGGGTACCGTCGTAGAGGGCCATACCCAGGACCGCTCCGGCGGCTCCCATCCCGCCCAGACTCCGCAACTCTTCGACGGAACTGATACCCCCGGACATCCATACGGGATGCGGCGACGCCCGGATGACGGTCCCGGCTCGACGCAGGTCGCTGCCCTGCACGCGGCCCTCGCGCGCCACGTCCGTGCACAGTACGCCCGCCAGCGGAAGATCGTCCAACGCCGCCAGAAAGTCCTCGATGGTGGTTTCGCTGCTGCGGGTCCAGCCCCGGCGCAGCACCATCCCGTCACGCATGTCGGCCGCGACCACGACCTGGTCGGGGAATGTTGCGGCCGCGCGGGCGAGCCACGCGGCGTCCTCCACGGCCCGGGTGCCCACGATGACCCGGTCGGCGCCGGCCGCGAGCGCCCGCTCGATGCCCTCGCGGTCGCGCACCCCGCCCCCGAACTGGGTGACCGCCTCCGTGCCGGCGATCAGTTCGCGCACCAGGGCGCGGTTGTCGCCCCTGCCCAGCGCGGCGTCCAGATCCACGACGTGCAGGGTGCGAAAGCCCTTGCGCCACCAGCGCGCCGCGACCGCGGCCGGGTCGGGGAGGGAGACCTGCTCGGTCTCGGGAAGCCCGCCCACCCACTGGACGCAGCGACCGCCGCTGAGATCGACGGCGGGGACGGCGATCACGGCGGAGACCCGGCTGTCGTTTCGAGCCCCCGCGTGCGCCGAGCCGATCTCCCGGTCACCGCGCCGCCTCCTTCAGGAAGTTGGCGATGACGCGCAGCCCGGGCCGGGAGCTCTTCTCCGGATGGAACTGGGTCCCCCAGCAGCGCCCGCGCCGCACGGCGGCCGCGAAGCGGTCGCCCTCGTACTCGGACCAGGCGGTCACCGAGTCCTCGTCCCGGGGGCGGCAGACGTAGCTGTTGGCGTAGTAGGCGATGAGGTCCGGCGTGTCGGCGAAGAGCGGATCGCCGCCCGCGGCCACGTCGTTCCATCCCATGTGGGGCACGATCTCTCCCCGCAGCCGCTCCACGCGTCCCCCCAGAAAGCCGATTCCCGGGCCGCCGCCCTCGTCGCTTTCCTCGAACAGGATCTGCATGCCGAGGCAGATCCCCAGGCACGGCAGGCCCTCCTCCAGCGCCTCGCGGACCTCGTCTCGTCCGCCGGAGAGGGCGCGAGCGGCGGTCGCGAAGGAACCCACCCCGGGAAGCACCAGCGCGTCCGCCGCGAGGGCGTCCCGACAGTCGGTGTAGACCTGGGTGGACGCGCCCGAGACCTCGATGGCCTTGACCAGGGAATGCAGGTTGCCCGCGCCGTAGTCGAAGACGCCGACGCGCAGCGTCATCCGGCGGCCTCCGCCGCGATGGCTTCCTGGCCGGCATCCCCGGCGGCCGGGCGGCAGATGTCCTCCCACGCCTCGATGAAGCGCTCGATGACCGGCGGGGGGCCCACCGTCACGCGCAGCGCCTCGCCCACCCCGGGCACATTGGGGAAGGGGCGCACGGCGATGCCCCGGGCGATCATCTCCCGCGTAACCTCGACCGCGGGAGCCGGCACCGGCAGCATGATGAAGTTGGCTGAGGAGGGCAGCGGGTCGCCGCCGCGCCGGCGCAGTTCGGCCACCAGCCGTTCGCGGCACGCGACGATCTCGCGCACGGTGGGCTCGAGCCAGCCCGACCGGTCGCGCAGCGCCGCCGCCGCCGCCCGTTCGGCGAGCAGACCGACCTTGAAGGGACCGCGGGCCTTCTCGACTTCGCCCAGCAGATCCGGGTGGGCGATGCCGAACCCTGCGCGCAGCCCGGCGAGACCGTACGCCTTCGAGAAGGTGCGCGCGATCATGATGCGCGGAACCGCGAGCGCGCGTTCCACGAGCGATGTGTCGCCCGGGTCGTAGCCGGGGGATGCCACGTTGAACTCGTAGTACGCCTCGTCCAGGATGACCACCGGACCAGTAGTTCCCACGCCGTCCAGAAGCTCTTCGATCCAGGCCCGGGAGAGGGCTGTTCCGGTGGGGTTGTTGGGGGTGCAGACGTAGATCAGGTCCGCGCCGGCATCGAGCAGCTGCCGTGGCGAGGGCGGCCGGCGCGCGTCTCCCAGCGGAACCCCCTGCAGGCTGTTGACGACCAGCAGGTGCGGGATCATCAGGAATGTGGGGTTGGGAAACGCCACCCGCGCACCCGGATCGCACACCGCCCGGAAGGTCGAGTCCAGGACGTCGTCGGAGCCGCATCCGGTGATGACGCACTCGGCGGGGACGTCGAACGTGTCGGCGACGGCGTCGCGCAGATCGCTCGAGTAGGCCTGCGGATAGTTGGAGATGTCGCCCGAGGCGGCGTCGCGCATCACCGCAAGAGCGTCGGGATGGCAGCCCCAGAGGTTGGTGTTGTCGGAGAGCTCGATTTCAACCGGGTCCTCGATCGGGGTGTAGCGCCTGAGAGCGCGAAAGCCTTCGCGGGGAAACGGGGTCATGGGGCGATCCTTGCAAGAGCGGTCTCGGCGTGTCCGGGGAGTCCTTCCAGCCGGGCGAGGCGAGCCACCGGAGGCGCCAGCGACGCGGCCGCCTCGGGTAGAATGCGCTGCCAGGTAAACGAGCGCACGAAGTGGTCGGCGGACAGGCCCGAATACGACCGCGACAGGCCCCCGGTGGGAAGGACGTGGTTGGCGCCGGTCATGTAGTCTCCGAAGGCGACCGAGCTGGCAGGGCCCAGGAAGACCGTGCCTGCGGTGGGCACCTGCTCCATGGCCGCGTCCGGGTCGGCGACGTAGAGCGCGAGGTGTTCGGGCGCGTACGCGCGGGCGAAGCCGGTGGCCTCGTCCAGCGAGCGCGTCAGGACGATCGCGCCGCGGGTGGCCAGCGCCTCGCCGACCACCTGCCGCCGCGCCGACTCCGCCACGACCGCCATGAGCTCCCGCCGCGCCGCGGATGCGAGGCGGGCGCTGGGCGTGATCAGCACGGCCGATGCGTCGGGGTCGTGTTCGGCCTGGGCGGCCATCTCGAGCGCGACCAGCCGGGCGGGCGCGGTGCCGTCCGCCACCACGGCGATCTCGGAGGGCCCGGCGGGCGCATCGATGACCACGTCGCCCGCCACCTGCCGCTTGGCCTCGGTGACCCAGC
This region of Gammaproteobacteria bacterium genomic DNA includes:
- the hisH gene encoding imidazole glycerol phosphate synthase subunit HisH, whose product is MRVGVFDYGAGNLHSLVKAIEVSGASTQVYTDCRDALAADALVLPGVGSFATAARALSGGRDEVREALEEGLPCLGICLGMQILFEESDEGGGPGIGFLGGRVERLRGEIVPHMGWNDVAAGGDPLFADTPDLIAYYANSYVCRPRDEDSVTAWSEYEGDRFAAAVRRGRCWGTQFHPEKSSRPGLRVIANFLKEAAR
- a CDS encoding aminopeptidase — encoded protein: MGRGRRLLLLGVAATALVAAATSCSPLYVLRAGWEEARILTARRPIEDVIVDPDTDDRTRGKLTFARLARAFAIEELGLDVGDSYTTYTHLDRDTLAMVLSAAEQDRLAARTWWFPVVGRVPYRGFFDLDDALDEQRKLEDEGFDTWLRPTSAFSTLGWFSDPLMSTVLRQDEIGVVQTILHEVSHAHLWVPGSVRFNESFATFVGDAGAAAFFCADSGEIPTVRCTRARQRWGDAMKFSVFLDGLVADLERVYGDAGLTREERLSARERIFTEALERFTAEVQPTFEASTYAGFVDTPLNNATLLARMRYYHRLPDFQALLDAHGGDLGSAIAAIKAGTEEAGDPFEVLGNPG
- the hisIE gene encoding bifunctional phosphoribosyl-AMP cyclohydrolase/phosphoribosyl-ATP diphosphatase HisIE, whose product is MTVPPDAGTRNGPPATLPGRHIQHTRDLAYVSFDSDGLVPAIAQDARTGEMLMLAYANRTSLALTLDTGQMYFWSRSRKEIWRKGATSGNVLSLVSLHMDCDADAVLAKVRPAGPVCHTGTRTCFVDPGKHEPEPTAAASEEDDPEGRPTFRGGEVLDNLWVTLRSRAAEMPPGSNTARLLADRNLRLKKLGEELVELTVALTRRDPAAITGEAADLLYHLMVALMGAGVSLHTVGAELARRAGDDPPGRRNDP
- a CDS encoding prohibitin family protein, with product MTSALLAILTIVAGGLIRLFSTTTGRNPGMTRLISYGVMAAGVALLAMNSVILIDVGEVGVEHFLGRVNQRAHAQGVHVVNPLANIEKMSVREQSFPQGGTVERIEAQTSEQLNVTLEVSVLYQIEPSRTPTLFQELGTERQITAAIVLNSVRNGVRDAVATRSINEIFSPDRAELSDNIEAAIQASAEDRINVVQAFVRDIQAPEGVRQAIEERQQREQQVAQERFQTEIIQERARQQIEEARGIAEAQRIISEGLTPEYLTFHYIEKLGELPAGSVVYVPTEGGIPLMRSLGGSD
- a CDS encoding 1-(5-phosphoribosyl)-5-[(5-phosphoribosylamino)methylideneamino] imidazole-4-carboxamide isomerase, whose translation is MIAVPAVDLSGGRCVQWVGGLPETEQVSLPDPAAVAARWWRKGFRTLHVVDLDAALGRGDNRALVRELIAGTEAVTQFGGGVRDREGIERALAAGADRVIVGTRAVEDAAWLARAAATFPDQVVVAADMRDGMVLRRGWTRSSETTIEDFLAALDDLPLAGVLCTDVAREGRVQGSDLRRAGTVIRASPHPVWMSGGISSVEELRSLGGMGAAGAVLGMALYDGTLPARAVARDFGG
- the hisD gene encoding histidinol dehydrogenase; this encodes MKLAFDAPLEAMGADERRLLLERRPPEEAGVREAVAAIVANVRARGDDALRELAREHDRVELDVLEVPRARWREAARRLSADVTAALERAAANIAAFHRAQLPADWEMETEPGVVVGRRWVPLAAAGVYAPGGLAAYPSSVLMGVIPAREAGVGEVVVCSPPGPDGEPPGAVLAACALAGASRLFAVGGAGAVAAMAYGTESVPAVDAVVGPGNRWVTEAKRQVAGDVVIDAPAGPSEIAVVADGTAPARLVALEMAAQAEHDPDASAVLITPSARLASAARRELMAVVAESARRQVVGEALATRGAIVLTRSLDEATGFARAYAPEHLALYVADPDAAMEQVPTAGTVFLGPASSVAFGDYMTGANHVLPTGGLSRSYSGLSADHFVRSFTWQRILPEAAASLAPPVARLARLEGLPGHAETALARIAP
- a CDS encoding imidazoleglycerol-phosphate dehydratase, which translates into the protein MAQILRETGETRVRVAVDRGDRPPRIDTGDGFLDHMLVTFARYAGLELEVEARGDLHHHLVEDVAIALGMALADIVPEHAARYGWALVPMDEALVEAAIDTGGRAFYAGDLPTSLADHFFQSLSTHLAATLHIRVVRGRNRHHVIEAAVKATGFALRQALEEGDSVFSTKGAVRVTRDPAPDN
- the hisF gene encoding imidazole glycerol phosphate synthase subunit HisF — its product is MLRPRIVVCLDVRDGRVVKGTRFVNLRDVGDPVELAGRYEADGADEVVFLDITASHEGRATLLDTVRRTAEALFIPLTVGGGVGTVDDVGALLRAGADKVSVNSALAREPELAAEAAARYGSQCLVASVDAAREGDGWRVYTHGGRLPRDLDAVEWAAECARRGAGEILLTSIDRDGSRIGYDLELTRQVASRVSVPVVASGGGGSAEDVLDVLTAGGASAALLAGILHDGVTTVTNIKSALTARGMSMRASNGAERSSQR
- a CDS encoding aminotransferase class I/II-fold pyridoxal phosphate-dependent enzyme; translated protein: MTPFPREGFRALRRYTPIEDPVEIELSDNTNLWGCHPDALAVMRDAASGDISNYPQAYSSDLRDAVADTFDVPAECVITGCGSDDVLDSTFRAVCDPGARVAFPNPTFLMIPHLLVVNSLQGVPLGDARRPPSPRQLLDAGADLIYVCTPNNPTGTALSRAWIEELLDGVGTTGPVVILDEAYYEFNVASPGYDPGDTSLVERALAVPRIMIARTFSKAYGLAGLRAGFGIAHPDLLGEVEKARGPFKVGLLAERAAAAALRDRSGWLEPTVREIVACRERLVAELRRRGGDPLPSSANFIMLPVPAPAVEVTREMIARGIAVRPFPNVPGVGEALRVTVGPPPVIERFIEAWEDICRPAAGDAGQEAIAAEAAG